Genomic DNA from Thermotoga petrophila RKU-1:
CTCAAACACACCTTGATGGCGTTCAGCACATCCTCTTTCGTCTGCCCCGGCATGTTCACCATGATGTACGCTGAGACTTCTTTTTCGGTGAAACCAGCTTTCCTCAAGATCCTGGCTGCGCGAACGAGGTCCTCGTCGTAGACCTTACCGCCTGTTTCCCTCTGGAGCCTTCCAGAAGTTTCATAGCCCAGTTTTATCGTCCTGAAGTTCGCTTCTTTCAAAAGGAAGGCCGTTTCTTCATCGAGAAGACGTGCATGTATCCCGTTCGGGAGATGAAACCGTACAGGCCACCTCTTCTCTACGATCAGTTTGAGAAGATCTTTGAACCTTCCCGAGGCCAGAATAGCATCATCGAAAAAGACCACATCTTCAACTTTGAAAATGTTCAGGTACTTCTCTATGGTTTCAACCACTCTCTCCGGTGTTCTTACTCTCAAACCGTTCCAGAGTCGGTGAACAGCGCAGTAAGAACACCTGAAAGGACATCCAAGTGTGGTGATGAACACGAGATAACCAACTCTGTTGTAGAGTTCGTACATGGGATCGAAGACTTCGAACCAGTCAGCGGGGATTTCCTTCGATGGAAATCCCAGAGACTCTAAGAAGCTGGGAAGAAACACGAGATCGCCCTTTTCATAGACTATCGCTCCGCTCTTCTTCGCGTGTTCCGGAAAGAGCCGCGGGTAGAC
This window encodes:
- a CDS encoding B12-binding domain-containing radical SAM protein; this encodes MKVLLVNPWIHDFAAYDFWLKPIGLLYVARAMEWMGYEVHLVDLLNRHDPDLPRFARVPKDKRYGTGKFPSQVIEKPEMLKSVPRRYKRYGAPPEFLEWKLREIGNVDLIMVTSTLSYWYPGVWETIRFLKSRYDVPIVLGGVYPRLFPEHAKKSGAIVYEKGDLVFLPSFLESLGFPSKEIPADWFEVFDPMYELYNRVGYLVFITTLGCPFRCSYCAVHRLWNGLRVRTPERVVETIEKYLNIFKVEDVVFFDDAILASGRFKDLLKLIVEKRWPVRFHLPNGIHARLLDEETAFLLKEANFRTIKLGYETSGRLQRETGGKVYDEDLVRAARILRKAGFTEKEVSAYIMVNMPGQTKEDVLNAIKVCLSEGIGISINEYTPIPGTKDWEKLVEEGKLDPDIDPVLLNNTVLPFWWKYGMSYEEIQEIKNFAQKLKKSEVYREFP